The following proteins are encoded in a genomic region of Flammeovirga pectinis:
- a CDS encoding porin family protein gives MKKLLSILLLSVASIMTINAQGVLGVKGGLSHAGILVENPDGGLIPGFVGGVTYDLPINEKLTFGVELLYSQQGVYKNSNIPLQFPSELTGLPETLNYSASGETHIRLNYVNVPIVLKYGFGENGNFKLFGGGQVGFLVNNKKTWKGDVTLTGAESGNDYMPVFSEILTASGLPTSNDDMQSIADQQDFKKVDFAFVIGASYDFANTPLSLDFRANYGMVDINNSGDINSNDNTSDDWMKNMSLQLTLKYSIFAL, from the coding sequence ATGAAAAAGTTATTAAGTATTCTTTTACTATCAGTTGCTAGTATCATGACTATTAATGCCCAAGGCGTACTTGGCGTAAAAGGTGGTTTATCACACGCTGGTATTCTTGTTGAGAATCCTGATGGTGGTTTAATACCAGGATTTGTAGGTGGTGTTACATACGATTTACCAATCAATGAAAAATTAACTTTTGGTGTTGAACTTTTATATTCACAACAAGGAGTCTATAAAAATTCAAATATTCCTCTGCAATTCCCTAGCGAATTAACAGGTTTACCAGAAACTCTAAATTATTCAGCATCAGGAGAAACTCATATCCGTTTAAACTATGTTAATGTACCTATCGTTTTAAAATATGGTTTTGGAGAGAATGGTAACTTCAAATTATTTGGTGGTGGACAAGTTGGCTTTTTAGTCAATAATAAAAAGACATGGAAAGGTGATGTTACATTAACTGGAGCTGAAAGTGGTAATGATTACATGCCAGTATTCTCAGAGATTTTAACTGCAAGTGGATTACCAACAAGTAATGACGACATGCAATCAATTGCAGATCAACAAGATTTCAAAAAAGTTGACTTCGCTTTTGTTATTGGAGCATCTTATGACTTTGCTAACACGCCTCTATCTTTAGATTTTAGAGCCAACTACGGAATGGTAGATATTAATAATAGTGGAGATATTAATAGCAACGACAATACAAGTGACGATTGGATGAAGAATATGTCATTACAATTAACATTGAAATATTCAATCTTTGCTCTGTAA
- a CDS encoding FAD:protein FMN transferase gives MDYRKKNIIYSIILIAFIGIVWSYRQSHQPINTHFHVTGTTMGVVPYNVKYIDEEGRPLDNEIIIALEEFNQSLSTYIPSSEISRFNKNKELTYESVYFYPVIKESKIIYDETGGAFDPTIQPLVKAWGFGPGKTPTIKPAQVDSILDYVGFDQYISFTDKAVTKSKDGVELDFSAIAKGYAVDVVADLLRERNISNFMVEIGGEVVCSGKNEKGKLWKIGIDNPRFSESGKNQISIIVELDNKALATSGNYRNFYIKDGKKYAHTLDPRTGFPVQHNLLSASVFTPSCMASDAYATAFMVAGVEKSIKIIENNPEIEAILIYDDNGEMKNYISSGAEKYIYKK, from the coding sequence ATGGATTACAGGAAGAAAAACATTATTTATTCGATAATTCTAATTGCCTTCATTGGAATTGTTTGGTCATATAGACAATCACATCAACCAATTAATACTCATTTTCATGTAACAGGAACAACTATGGGTGTGGTTCCTTATAATGTAAAATATATTGATGAAGAAGGTAGACCTTTGGATAATGAAATAATAATAGCTTTAGAAGAATTTAATCAGTCTTTATCAACATATATCCCTTCATCAGAAATATCTAGGTTTAATAAAAATAAGGAGCTGACTTATGAGTCTGTTTATTTCTACCCCGTAATTAAAGAAAGTAAAATAATATATGATGAAACTGGAGGAGCATTCGATCCTACAATTCAACCGTTAGTAAAAGCATGGGGTTTTGGGCCGGGCAAAACACCAACTATAAAACCAGCACAAGTAGACTCTATTTTAGACTATGTAGGTTTTGATCAATACATTTCATTTACAGATAAAGCGGTTACTAAATCTAAAGATGGGGTAGAACTAGATTTTAGTGCAATTGCAAAAGGATACGCTGTAGATGTTGTTGCAGATTTATTACGAGAAAGGAACATCTCTAATTTTATGGTCGAAATTGGTGGAGAAGTAGTTTGCTCTGGTAAAAATGAAAAAGGGAAATTATGGAAAATCGGTATTGATAATCCTCGTTTTTCTGAATCGGGTAAAAATCAAATTTCTATTATAGTAGAGTTAGATAATAAAGCATTGGCAACCTCTGGAAATTATAGAAATTTTTATATTAAAGATGGAAAAAAATATGCACATACATTAGATCCAAGAACGGGTTTTCCTGTACAACATAATCTTTTAAGTGCATCTGTATTTACTCCAAGCTGTATGGCTTCAGATGCTTATGCAACTGCATTTATGGTAGCTGGAGTAGAAAAGTCGATTAAGATAATTGAAAATAACCCTGAGATAGAAGCTATTCTTATTTATGATGATAATGGTGAAATGAAAAATTATATTTCTTCTGGTGCAGAAAAATATATTTATAAGAAATAA
- a CDS encoding thioredoxin family protein, giving the protein MLNIPSSVINLEKLDDLDKLMELNEYLILDFSTDWCPPCRVMEGTIVNLAFELEGKAKIIKIDPEVFPEVLKKYSIKGIPYFLGIQNAKIIGKAHGIVPIDQLKKLINL; this is encoded by the coding sequence ATGTTAAATATACCTTCAAGCGTAATTAATTTAGAGAAACTAGATGATTTAGATAAGTTGATGGAGCTTAATGAATATCTAATTTTAGATTTTTCTACAGATTGGTGTCCACCTTGTAGAGTTATGGAAGGCACAATAGTAAATTTAGCTTTTGAGTTAGAAGGCAAAGCAAAAATAATTAAAATAGATCCAGAGGTTTTCCCTGAAGTTTTAAAAAAATATTCAATTAAAGGAATACCTTATTTCTTAGGCATTCAGAATGCTAAAATTATAGGGAAAGCACATGGTATTGTACCAATTGATCAACTTAAAAAGTTAATTAATTTATAA
- a CDS encoding AAA domain-containing protein yields the protein MQKTLKTYQKRLANLSARNKSLYLPRAYSGQYVDLADLDQLMHLPSFDIIRQVIKGYKNIPISPVADARDSSANKISTQLRRVAKAAKYVLEEGGRHDLFLGYPFVHGRLATGGNLRAPLLFFPVNLVVENGNWCLQLRENTEVTFNKTLLLAISHHNNTRFKDDFLELTFEDFPKDSREFLTKLYHTLENSKLELNFNQDTFGEWVKPFEKLTKTDFTTQYGEGEMKLFSEALVGIFPQSDSYLMPDYDDLIENYAVKDLEDFFGSPQDHLIDLGVKDTFVGKSQQEEELLSPYPMDASQEKVVKTIKSGNSVVVQGPPGSGKSQLICNLIADFTTRGKNVLVISQKRAALDVVFKRMKEISMGSFCAMVHDHRYDRGHIYNKMKEQIDALDKFKEDNHSLGAMQLERNFALRSKQIDSTISQLDDFRDALYDTQECGISAKELYLKCNRKSAHTHLKGCYQQFDLSEIKNYRKRLKTYLEFAEKLDADGYVWKDRIPFNNFDSSAITHMHEIIDEIIPFRDQIIEEIKENIQVELSFDECLWILRQENQVNKFMEIISDPEVYKMFNLMIKKRGRVPTIQDWQNHRRGCLSSFNNAGTKVEKTLSDDELGDVISWVTTSIDAKNNPLTLLKWQFSSHRKFVNTLLEKNDLPNTKKGLRDLRDRLENRMNLTHQKNDMRKYGWLSYFPADLEEPTWIKWFAAGLKAIEARKIYISLRSSVQFIELYNYSYDELWTKMDVLFKCIHKIPKTRANWETYLSPLEVEDILNNKIPIKEFKEVLEDDFDEICRFDKLKESFGQHEWVALRIIDGNMDGVHKYPIEEVLDYFENSLNISWLYHIEIKHPILRIVSNGAMEQLEENLQEAILEKRSIAKDMTLVRLKERTYEKVEYNRLNNRVTYRDLYHQVNKKRSIWPLRKTFHNFQDEILDLLPCWLTSPEAASAIFPLIPFFDLVIFDEASQCFAEKGIPAMYRGNQVAIMGDSQQLPPFDLYKPKWEEDDEYDLEPALEVNSLLDLGKQFLGEHYLSGHYRSQSFDLIDFSNQHFYKNKLRFIPYFEKMDKRENGIEFIKVEGAVWNKGINQEEAIHVVKIAKKLVDQGERSIGIITFNHKQQELIQEIMDRIDVNWPEGTIVKNIENIQGDERDNIILSITYAPTEKGRINLQFGSLSQEGGEKRLNVAITRARKKEFVVSSILSHQLNTDEVKNEGPKLLKKFLYYAQDVTENGYTPSSYINDQWGFGKTLKEEILKDNEVLELLPFSALTVMEKETPIGLLMTDDENYHQFISVKEAHGYFPIELKSKHWNFGRFYSRNIWKNAKKFNKKITAFIDNTENNRFI from the coding sequence GTGCAAAAGACCCTCAAAACCTACCAAAAGAGACTTGCCAATTTATCTGCAAGAAATAAATCTTTGTATTTACCTAGAGCTTATTCTGGTCAATATGTAGATTTAGCAGATCTTGACCAGCTAATGCATTTGCCTTCTTTCGATATAATTCGTCAGGTAATTAAAGGATACAAGAATATTCCTATTAGTCCTGTTGCAGATGCTAGAGATAGTAGTGCAAACAAAATTAGTACGCAATTAAGAAGAGTAGCTAAAGCTGCAAAGTATGTTTTAGAAGAAGGAGGTCGTCACGATTTATTCTTAGGATACCCATTTGTACATGGTAGGTTAGCTACAGGTGGGAACTTACGCGCTCCGTTACTTTTTTTTCCGGTAAACCTTGTGGTTGAAAATGGAAATTGGTGCTTACAATTAAGAGAAAATACAGAGGTTACTTTTAATAAGACATTATTATTAGCAATTTCTCATCATAATAATACCCGTTTTAAAGACGACTTTCTAGAATTAACTTTCGAAGATTTCCCTAAAGATTCAAGAGAATTTTTAACCAAATTATATCATACATTAGAAAATTCTAAGTTAGAATTAAACTTTAACCAAGATACATTTGGAGAGTGGGTTAAACCTTTTGAGAAGTTAACTAAAACAGATTTCACCACTCAATATGGTGAAGGAGAAATGAAACTTTTCTCTGAAGCATTAGTTGGGATCTTTCCGCAATCAGATTCTTACTTAATGCCAGATTATGATGATTTGATTGAAAACTATGCTGTAAAAGATTTAGAAGATTTCTTTGGTTCTCCTCAAGATCATTTAATAGATCTTGGTGTAAAAGATACCTTCGTAGGTAAATCTCAACAAGAAGAAGAATTGCTTTCTCCATATCCTATGGATGCCTCTCAGGAGAAGGTTGTTAAAACTATAAAAAGTGGTAATTCAGTAGTTGTTCAAGGACCTCCTGGTAGTGGTAAATCTCAATTAATTTGTAATCTAATTGCAGATTTTACTACAAGAGGCAAAAATGTATTGGTTATCTCTCAAAAACGTGCTGCACTGGACGTTGTATTTAAAAGAATGAAAGAAATTTCTATGGGTTCTTTTTGTGCAATGGTTCATGACCACAGATATGACAGAGGGCATATATACAATAAAATGAAAGAGCAAATTGATGCTCTAGACAAATTTAAAGAAGACAATCATAGCCTTGGGGCAATGCAACTAGAACGCAATTTTGCCCTTCGTTCAAAGCAAATAGATAGTACAATTTCTCAATTAGATGATTTTAGAGATGCTCTGTACGACACCCAAGAATGTGGAATTTCAGCAAAAGAATTATACCTTAAATGCAATAGAAAATCTGCACACACACACCTTAAAGGATGCTACCAACAGTTCGATTTATCAGAAATAAAAAACTATAGAAAACGCTTAAAAACATACCTTGAGTTTGCTGAAAAATTAGATGCAGATGGCTATGTATGGAAAGATAGAATTCCATTTAATAATTTTGATAGTAGTGCCATTACACATATGCATGAAATTATTGATGAAATAATTCCATTCAGAGATCAGATTATTGAAGAAATAAAAGAAAATATTCAAGTAGAATTATCCTTTGATGAATGTCTTTGGATATTGAGACAAGAAAATCAAGTAAACAAGTTCATGGAGATTATCAGTGATCCTGAAGTCTACAAAATGTTTAATTTGATGATAAAAAAGAGAGGTCGTGTTCCTACTATTCAAGACTGGCAAAACCACAGAAGAGGATGTTTAAGTTCTTTTAATAATGCTGGTACTAAAGTAGAAAAAACACTATCTGATGATGAACTAGGAGATGTTATTTCATGGGTAACAACATCTATTGATGCAAAAAACAACCCGCTCACATTATTAAAATGGCAATTCTCTTCACACCGAAAATTTGTCAATACCTTACTTGAAAAGAATGATCTCCCAAATACAAAAAAGGGGCTTAGAGATTTAAGAGATAGATTAGAAAATAGAATGAATCTTACGCATCAGAAAAATGATATGCGTAAGTATGGATGGCTGTCGTACTTCCCTGCAGATTTAGAAGAACCTACTTGGATTAAATGGTTTGCAGCTGGTTTAAAAGCAATCGAAGCTCGTAAAATCTATATTTCTTTACGATCAAGTGTTCAGTTTATTGAACTCTATAATTATAGTTATGATGAGTTATGGACAAAAATGGATGTCTTGTTTAAATGTATCCATAAAATACCAAAAACTCGTGCAAATTGGGAAACATACCTTTCTCCGTTAGAAGTTGAAGACATTCTAAATAATAAGATTCCGATTAAAGAATTTAAGGAGGTCTTAGAAGATGATTTTGATGAAATCTGTCGCTTTGATAAATTAAAAGAATCATTCGGACAGCATGAATGGGTTGCGCTCAGAATTATTGATGGTAATATGGATGGGGTACATAAATACCCTATTGAAGAGGTGTTAGATTATTTTGAGAACAGTTTAAATATTAGCTGGCTCTACCATATAGAAATCAAACACCCTATTTTACGTATAGTTTCTAATGGCGCTATGGAACAGCTTGAAGAAAACCTTCAAGAGGCAATTTTAGAAAAAAGATCTATTGCTAAAGACATGACATTAGTGCGTTTAAAAGAACGTACTTATGAAAAAGTAGAATACAATAGATTAAATAATAGGGTTACTTATAGAGATTTATACCACCAGGTTAATAAAAAAAGAAGTATTTGGCCATTAAGAAAAACCTTCCATAATTTTCAGGATGAAATTCTTGATTTATTACCCTGTTGGTTAACGTCACCTGAAGCCGCTTCTGCTATTTTCCCATTAATTCCTTTCTTTGATCTTGTTATTTTTGATGAAGCCTCACAATGTTTTGCAGAAAAAGGTATTCCTGCAATGTATAGAGGAAACCAAGTTGCAATTATGGGAGATTCTCAGCAACTACCTCCATTTGATTTATATAAACCGAAATGGGAAGAAGATGATGAGTATGATTTAGAACCAGCTCTGGAGGTCAATTCATTATTAGATCTTGGTAAACAGTTCTTAGGAGAACATTATTTATCTGGACACTACAGAAGTCAATCTTTTGATTTGATTGATTTTTCTAATCAACATTTTTATAAAAATAAACTTCGCTTTATTCCATACTTCGAAAAAATGGATAAACGTGAAAATGGAATTGAATTTATTAAAGTTGAAGGTGCTGTATGGAATAAAGGCATTAACCAAGAAGAAGCAATCCACGTAGTAAAAATTGCTAAAAAATTAGTTGACCAAGGAGAAAGGAGCATTGGGATTATCACTTTTAACCATAAACAACAAGAACTTATTCAAGAAATTATGGATAGGATTGATGTAAATTGGCCAGAAGGTACTATCGTAAAAAATATAGAAAATATTCAAGGAGATGAACGAGATAATATCATTTTGTCTATCACTTATGCCCCAACAGAAAAAGGTAGAATTAATCTACAGTTTGGGTCTTTAAGTCAAGAAGGTGGAGAAAAAAGACTTAATGTTGCTATAACAAGAGCTAGGAAAAAAGAATTTGTTGTAAGTAGTATTCTCTCACATCAACTTAATACAGATGAGGTGAAAAACGAAGGACCTAAATTATTGAAGAAGTTCTTGTACTACGCACAAGATGTTACAGAAAATGGGTACACTCCTAGCTCTTATATTAATGATCAGTGGGGCTTTGGTAAAACTTTAAAAGAAGAGATTTTAAAAGATAATGAAGTTCTAGAACTACTCCCTTTCTCTGCTTTAACTGTAATGGAAAAAGAAACACCTATTGGTTTATTAATGACTGATGATGAAAATTATCATCAGTTTATTTCTGTGAAGGAAGCACATGGATATTTCCCGATTGAACTAAAAAGTAAGCATTGGAATTTTGGGCGTTTTTATAGTAGAAACATCTGGAAAAACGCTAAAAAATTCAACAAAAAAATCACTGCTTTTATAGATAACACAGAGAATAACCGATTTATATAA
- a CDS encoding DoxX family protein, producing MKKYIIITIRILIAIILVQTLRFKFSAHPDSVFIFSQVGLEPFGRVSIGIMELIASILILIPRTAWIGAGLTLGIIAGAILMHLTVIGIEVNGDGGSLFFLAIITEILSGIVLWDQRKHIPYLFDISYKL from the coding sequence ATGAAAAAGTATATTATCATTACAATCAGAATATTAATTGCGATTATTTTAGTTCAGACATTACGTTTTAAATTCTCTGCTCATCCAGATAGTGTTTTTATTTTTTCTCAAGTTGGGTTAGAACCTTTTGGAAGAGTAAGTATTGGAATTATGGAGTTAATAGCCAGTATTTTAATTTTAATTCCTAGAACTGCTTGGATAGGTGCAGGACTTACTTTAGGTATAATAGCAGGTGCTATATTAATGCATCTTACAGTTATTGGAATTGAAGTAAACGGAGATGGTGGCTCTCTATTTTTCTTAGCAATAATAACAGAAATTTTAAGTGGTATTGTACTTTGGGATCAAAGAAAGCACATTCCTTATTTATTCGATATCAGTTATAAACTATAA